A section of the Stenotrophomonas sp. 364 genome encodes:
- a CDS encoding MFS transporter — translation MTAPTRDAVPVVRLSSFYLVYYAALGAFTPYWSLFLTSRGMSVTAISVMMGIWYATRIVAPTTWTSLAAASPRPIFWLRLGCALTLLTFCAFLLPLPQPWLYPAMIAFCFFYNAVMPQFESITLTHLGSDSHRYGLIRVWGSLGFIAVVMLFGWIIEGDGGAGNAHLLPWLMLPLFGLLAASGFANSYARNLPRSDGDATGFWQIVRKPQVLAFFLAAFMEQLSFGPYYTFFSVYMDHHGYATSTLGLLWTIGVVFEVGVFFTIGRFFRRYDASWMLLIALLSSTVRWAITALFPDNLPVMLLAQTAHALGFAAFFAAAMQMLATYFPGRLNGHGQGLLYGFSSGVGGVLGALIAGQLWGIDQGRTAFLAGSGFALVGALLCFFAISLPLLRAHRRR, via the coding sequence ATGACCGCCCCCACCCGCGACGCTGTACCGGTCGTCCGCCTCTCCTCGTTCTACCTGGTCTACTACGCCGCGCTGGGCGCGTTCACCCCGTACTGGTCGCTGTTCCTGACCTCGCGCGGGATGAGCGTCACCGCGATCAGCGTGATGATGGGCATCTGGTATGCCACCCGCATCGTCGCGCCCACCACGTGGACCTCGCTCGCCGCCGCTTCGCCGCGGCCGATTTTCTGGCTGCGGCTGGGCTGCGCGCTGACCCTTCTCACGTTCTGTGCCTTCCTGCTGCCGCTGCCGCAACCGTGGCTGTACCCGGCGATGATCGCGTTCTGCTTCTTCTACAACGCGGTGATGCCGCAGTTCGAATCGATCACGTTGACCCACCTGGGCAGCGACAGCCATCGCTACGGATTGATCCGGGTCTGGGGCTCGCTGGGCTTCATCGCGGTGGTGATGCTGTTTGGCTGGATCATCGAAGGCGACGGCGGCGCGGGCAACGCACACCTGCTGCCATGGCTGATGCTGCCGCTGTTCGGCCTGCTCGCCGCCTCGGGGTTCGCCAACTCCTACGCGCGCAACCTGCCGCGCAGCGACGGCGACGCGACCGGCTTCTGGCAGATCGTGCGCAAGCCGCAGGTGCTGGCGTTTTTCCTGGCCGCGTTCATGGAGCAGCTGTCGTTCGGGCCGTACTACACGTTCTTCTCTGTCTACATGGACCACCACGGCTATGCCACCTCTACGCTCGGGCTGCTGTGGACCATCGGGGTGGTGTTCGAAGTAGGCGTGTTCTTCACCATCGGTCGCTTCTTCCGTCGCTATGACGCCAGCTGGATGCTGCTGATCGCGCTGCTCAGTTCCACCGTGCGCTGGGCGATCACCGCGTTGTTCCCGGACAACCTGCCGGTGATGCTGCTGGCGCAGACCGCGCACGCCCTCGGGTTTGCCGCATTCTTCGCGGCCGCGATGCAGATGCTGGCCACCTATTTCCCCGGTCGCCTCAACGGCCATGGCCAGGGCCTGCTGTACGGCTTCTCCTCCGGCGTGGGCGGCGTGCTGGGCGCACTGATCGCCGGCCAGCTGTGGGGCATCGACCAGGGCCGTACTGCCTTCCTGGCAGGCAGCGGCTTCGCGCTCGTCGGCGCGCTGCTGTGCTTCTTCGCCATCAGCCTTCCCCTGCTGCGCGCCCACAGGCGCAGATGA
- the metH gene encoding methionine synthase produces MTTPRPTRLSGLEPLVITPDLLFVNIGERTNVTGSAQFRKLIKEERYEEAVDVARQQVANGAQILDVNMDEGLIDSEKAMTRYLNLIMSEPDIARIPVMVDSSKWSVIEAGLKCLQGKSVVNSISLKEGQAQFIEHARKVLRYGAAAVVMAFDEDGQADTCARKVEICTRAYRILVDEVGFPPQDIIFDPNIFAVATGIEEHDNYAVDFIEATRIIKRTLPHCHVSGGVSNVSFSFRGNESVRQAIHAVFLYHAIAAGMDMGIVNAGAMPIYDELDPELRERVEDVILNRRRDGTERLLEIAERYKGKKGEVKGEDLAWREKPIDARLAHALVHGLDAWVEADTEEARARSSRPLDVIEGPLMDGMNIVGDLFGAGKMFLPQVVKSARVMKKAVAYLLPYIEAEKARSGDTAKSNGKIIMATVKGDVHDIGKNIVGVVLACNNFEVVDLGVMVPAQKILDAARAENADIIGLSGLITPSLEEMSHVAREMQRQGFTMPLMIGGATTSRAHTALKIDPHYKAPTVWVKDASRAVGVAQSLISSELREAFVAANEADYADIRQRHRNRGDAKRLVTLAKARAQRFSGDWAAYTPPTPHKPGLHVLHDYPLADLVDVIDWTPFFQAWELAGKYPAILTDEIVGTQASELYRDARAMLERIVSEKWLTAKAVFGLWPANSVGDDVHLRTDDGPAVLHFLRQQVDKPVERPDFCLADFIAPVDSGKQDWIGAFAVTAGIGIDAHVARFEADHDDYNAILLKALADRFAEALAERLHQHVRTDYWGYQPDEQLDNEALIAEKYSGIRPAPGYPACPEHSEKATLFRLLDAERNADMQLTESFAMLPTAAVSGYYFSHPQSQYFVVGRVSREQVADYAKRKGVDRAQAERWLASNLDYDPE; encoded by the coding sequence ATGACGACTCCCCGCCCCACCCGCCTGTCCGGCCTCGAGCCGCTGGTGATCACGCCGGACCTGCTGTTCGTCAATATCGGCGAGCGCACCAACGTTACCGGCAGCGCGCAGTTCCGCAAGCTGATCAAGGAAGAGCGCTACGAAGAGGCGGTGGACGTGGCGCGCCAGCAGGTGGCCAACGGCGCGCAGATCCTTGATGTGAACATGGACGAGGGCCTGATCGATTCCGAAAAGGCGATGACGCGCTACCTCAACCTGATCATGTCCGAACCGGACATCGCCCGCATTCCGGTGATGGTCGACTCCTCCAAGTGGAGCGTGATCGAGGCCGGGCTGAAGTGCCTGCAGGGCAAGAGCGTGGTCAATTCGATCTCGCTCAAGGAAGGCCAGGCGCAGTTCATCGAGCACGCGCGCAAGGTGCTGCGCTACGGCGCGGCCGCGGTGGTGATGGCCTTCGACGAGGACGGCCAGGCCGATACCTGCGCGCGCAAGGTGGAGATCTGCACCCGCGCCTACCGCATCCTGGTGGACGAGGTCGGCTTCCCGCCGCAGGACATCATCTTCGATCCGAACATCTTCGCCGTCGCCACCGGCATCGAGGAACACGACAACTACGCGGTCGACTTCATCGAAGCCACCCGCATCATCAAGCGCACCCTGCCGCACTGCCATGTCTCCGGCGGCGTCTCCAACGTGTCGTTCTCTTTCCGCGGCAACGAAAGCGTGCGCCAGGCGATCCATGCGGTGTTCCTGTACCACGCCATCGCCGCCGGCATGGACATGGGCATCGTCAACGCCGGCGCCATGCCGATCTACGACGAGCTGGACCCGGAACTGCGCGAACGCGTGGAGGACGTGATCCTCAACCGTCGCCGCGACGGCACCGAGCGCCTGCTGGAGATCGCCGAGCGTTACAAGGGCAAGAAGGGCGAGGTCAAGGGCGAAGACCTGGCCTGGCGCGAGAAGCCGATCGACGCGCGCCTGGCGCATGCGCTGGTGCATGGCCTGGACGCCTGGGTGGAGGCTGATACCGAAGAAGCCCGCGCCCGGTCCAGCCGCCCGTTGGACGTCATCGAAGGGCCGCTGATGGACGGCATGAACATCGTGGGCGACCTGTTCGGTGCCGGCAAGATGTTCCTGCCGCAGGTGGTCAAGTCGGCGCGGGTGATGAAGAAGGCCGTGGCCTACCTGCTGCCGTACATCGAAGCGGAGAAGGCACGCAGCGGCGACACGGCCAAGAGCAACGGCAAGATCATCATGGCCACGGTCAAGGGCGACGTGCACGACATCGGCAAGAACATCGTGGGCGTGGTTCTGGCCTGCAACAATTTCGAGGTGGTCGACCTCGGCGTGATGGTGCCGGCCCAGAAGATCCTCGACGCCGCGCGCGCCGAGAATGCCGACATCATCGGCCTGTCCGGCCTGATCACGCCGTCGCTGGAGGAAATGAGCCACGTCGCCCGCGAAATGCAGCGGCAGGGCTTCACGATGCCGCTGATGATCGGCGGCGCGACCACCTCGCGCGCGCACACCGCGCTGAAGATCGACCCGCATTACAAGGCGCCCACGGTGTGGGTGAAGGATGCCTCGCGTGCGGTCGGCGTGGCCCAGTCGCTGATCTCCAGCGAGCTGCGCGAGGCCTTCGTGGCCGCCAACGAGGCCGACTACGCCGACATCCGCCAGCGCCACCGCAACCGTGGCGACGCCAAGCGCCTGGTGACGCTGGCCAAGGCCCGCGCGCAGCGCTTCAGCGGCGACTGGGCGGCCTACACCCCGCCCACGCCGCACAAGCCCGGCCTTCACGTGCTGCACGACTACCCGCTTGCCGACCTGGTCGATGTGATCGACTGGACGCCGTTCTTCCAGGCCTGGGAACTGGCCGGCAAGTACCCGGCGATCCTCACCGACGAGATCGTCGGCACGCAGGCCAGCGAGCTGTACCGCGACGCGCGCGCAATGCTCGAGCGCATCGTCAGCGAGAAGTGGCTGACCGCCAAGGCGGTGTTCGGGTTGTGGCCGGCCAACAGCGTTGGCGATGACGTGCACCTGCGTACCGATGACGGTCCGGCCGTGCTGCACTTCCTGCGCCAGCAGGTCGACAAGCCGGTTGAGCGCCCGGACTTCTGCCTGGCCGATTTCATCGCCCCGGTCGACAGCGGCAAGCAGGACTGGATCGGCGCGTTCGCGGTGACCGCCGGGATCGGCATCGACGCGCACGTGGCACGCTTCGAGGCGGATCACGACGACTACAACGCGATCCTGCTCAAGGCCCTGGCCGACCGCTTCGCCGAAGCCCTGGCCGAGCGCCTGCACCAGCACGTGCGCACCGACTACTGGGGCTACCAGCCCGACGAACAGCTGGACAACGAGGCGTTGATCGCCGAGAAATACAGCGGCATCCGCCCGGCCCCGGGTTACCCGGCCTGCCCCGAGCACAGCGAAAAGGCCACGCTGTTCCGGCTGCTCGACGCCGAGCGCAACGCCGACATGCAGCTGACCGAGAGCTTTGCGATGCTGCCCACTGCGGCGGTGTCGGGCTATTACTTCAGCCACCCGCAGAGCCAGTATTTCGTGGTGGGGCGGGTGTCGCGCGAGCAGGTGGCCGATTACGCCAAGCGCAAGGGCGTGGATCGCGCACAGGCCGAACGCTGGCTGGCGTCGAACCTGGACTACGATCCGGAATAA
- a CDS encoding amidohydrolase family protein, translating to MRTSRLWALLLATVALPAAAEPILLENARVFDGQRDRGITPVLIDGARIVHIGTPLPAAATGARRIDYTGKTLLPALVSDHAHVGNTQGLEHGDRYYTRDNVVRDLRQFQRYGITTVTALGMNGADFFAIRTEVNADPALGAQLYGAGGGIGAPDGAPSADSMGLRHDPVARPRTAEQARAAVATQHADGVDLIKLWVDDLGGKRPMMTPEVYRAAIAEAHARGLTVAAHIHDLDQARDLVDAKVDILAHGIRDRAVDPMLARKMRDQGTWYIPTVAIDEANYWYAEHPQALQQPFLRQALHRDVLARWSQPAWQRAQLAGSGIPAARAAVATNLENVRRLQAAGVKLGFGTDAGAMPQRVIGVAEHRELQLLVQAGLTPAQALQIATSQAADLLGLADRGRIAAGKRADLLVLDADPLTDIANTQRIGAVWQAGQEVAGPITE from the coding sequence ATGCGAACGAGCCGCCTGTGGGCACTACTGCTTGCCACCGTCGCCCTGCCTGCCGCCGCCGAGCCGATCCTGCTGGAGAACGCGCGCGTCTTCGATGGCCAGCGCGATCGCGGCATCACCCCGGTGCTGATCGATGGCGCCCGCATCGTGCATATCGGCACGCCCCTGCCCGCTGCCGCCACCGGCGCGCGCCGCATCGATTACACCGGCAAGACGCTGCTGCCTGCGCTGGTCAGCGACCACGCGCATGTGGGCAACACCCAGGGACTGGAGCACGGCGACCGCTACTACACGCGCGACAACGTGGTGCGCGACCTGCGCCAGTTCCAGCGCTACGGCATCACCACCGTCACCGCGCTGGGCATGAATGGGGCGGATTTCTTCGCCATCCGCACGGAAGTGAACGCCGATCCCGCCCTGGGCGCGCAACTGTACGGTGCTGGCGGCGGGATCGGCGCGCCCGATGGCGCACCATCTGCGGACAGCATGGGCCTGCGCCACGACCCGGTCGCGCGCCCGCGCACCGCCGAACAGGCGCGCGCGGCGGTGGCCACCCAGCACGCCGACGGCGTGGACCTGATCAAGCTGTGGGTGGACGACCTTGGCGGCAAGCGCCCGATGATGACCCCGGAGGTATACCGCGCCGCGATCGCCGAAGCGCACGCGAGGGGCCTCACGGTGGCCGCGCACATCCACGACCTCGATCAGGCCCGCGACCTGGTCGATGCCAAGGTGGACATCCTGGCCCACGGCATCCGCGACCGCGCGGTCGACCCGATGCTGGCCAGGAAAATGCGCGACCAGGGCACGTGGTACATCCCGACGGTGGCCATCGACGAGGCCAACTACTGGTACGCCGAACACCCGCAGGCGCTGCAGCAGCCGTTCCTGCGCCAGGCCCTGCACCGCGACGTGCTGGCCCGTTGGTCGCAGCCGGCGTGGCAGCGCGCGCAACTGGCCGGCAGCGGCATTCCGGCCGCGCGGGCGGCCGTGGCGACCAACCTGGAGAACGTGCGCCGCCTGCAGGCGGCCGGGGTCAAGCTGGGTTTCGGCACCGATGCCGGTGCGATGCCGCAGCGGGTGATCGGCGTTGCCGAGCACCGCGAGCTGCAGTTGCTGGTGCAGGCCGGGCTTACGCCTGCGCAGGCACTGCAGATCGCCACGTCGCAGGCGGCGGACCTGCTGGGCCTGGCCGACCGTGGCCGGATCGCCGCCGGCAAGCGCGCCGACCTGCTGGTGCTGGACGCCGACCCGCTCACCGACATCGCAAACACCCAGCGCATCGGCGCGGTCTGGCAGGCCGGGCAGGAAGTGGCCGGTCCGATCACGGAGTAA